The Caldicellulosiruptoraceae bacterium PP1 nucleotide sequence ATTCCGCCACCACTTATATCATAGTCATCAACAAGCACAAATCGACCTGTATTTTGATTATTTACAAATTCATCAAACCATATTTTTACCTTTGTTTTTATTGTTACCTCAGCAACATCATTAATGTTAACTAATTTTATATTTTCATCAACATCTAATGTAGTAGTATTTATTACTTTGTTTATTTTTAAAATCTCGCATTCAACCTCTTGTGTAACCAACTTTAATTTATACTTGTTACCTTCAATTAATGGCTTTTTTCCCATCCAAAAAATATTTGCCTTAAAAACATCAGATATTGACGGTTTATTATCAATATGTGTAATAACTTCTCCTCTTTTATTAAAAAACTCATCTTCTAATGTAATACCAACTGACATTCCTGCAAATATAGTGTCTTTTTTGTCTTTATCCTGCCAGAATTCTATACTTTTTACTTTTGTTATTTTATTATCTGGAGAGATTAATATCTTATCACCAACACTCAAACTCCCAGATTCAATTCTTCCAGCAATTATTCTTCTGTTATCAAATTTGTAAATATCCTGTATTGGGAATCTAAGAGGTTTTTCTATTAATCCCTTTTCTTTTTCTATTTGGTCAATTGCAGTAATTATAGGGTCACCTTTAAACCAAGGCATTTTATCAGATTTCTTTGCTATATTATCACCATAGAATCCTGAAACAGGTATATATTTTAATGGATAAACGTGTAGTTTATTCAAAAATTCATTCATCTGCTGTTTAATTTGATTAAACTTCTCTTCAGAATAATCTATTAAGTCCATTTTATTTACAATAACAAAAACCTTCCTAATTCCAATAAGCGATAAAATATATCCATGTCTTTTCGATTGTTCTTTTACACCTTCTTGTGCATCAATGATAAGTAGTGCTGCTTCAGCGTTTGCAGCTCCAGATACCATGTTTTTTAAAAATTCTTTATGTCCGGGAGCATCAATAATAATATAATCTCTTTTTTGAGTTGAAAAATAAATCTGTGTAGTATCAATAGTTATACCTTGCTTTTGTTCTTCTTCAAATGCATCTAAAAGATATGCATACTCAAAAGGTTTACCTTTTTCTTTACAAATAGCCTTAACTTTTTCAATCTTACCTTCATTAATTGATTTTGTATCATATAATAATCTACCAATTATTGTTGATTTGCCATGATCAACATGCCCAACAACTACTATTTTTAAACTTTCTCTATCTTGTCCCATAAGCATCCTCCTATTTAGCTTTGTAAAAACATGTAAATTAATTAGATTTATTACATGTATCCATCTTTCCTGAGCTTTTGC carries:
- a CDS encoding sulfate adenylyltransferase subunit 1, which codes for MGQDRESLKIVVVGHVDHGKSTIIGRLLYDTKSINEGKIEKVKAICKEKGKPFEYAYLLDAFEEEQKQGITIDTTQIYFSTQKRDYIIIDAPGHKEFLKNMVSGAANAEAALLIIDAQEGVKEQSKRHGYILSLIGIRKVFVIVNKMDLIDYSEEKFNQIKQQMNEFLNKLHVYPLKYIPVSGFYGDNIAKKSDKMPWFKGDPIITAIDQIEKEKGLIEKPLRFPIQDIYKFDNRRIIAGRIESGSLSVGDKILISPDNKITKVKSIEFWQDKDKKDTIFAGMSVGITLEDEFFNKRGEVITHIDNKPSISDVFKANIFWMGKKPLIEGNKYKLKLVTQEVECEILKINKVINTTTLDVDENIKLVNINDVAEVTIKTKVKIWFDEFVNNQNTGRFVLVDDYDISGGGIVLGLDYGFQNACKLVSEEHEIVVNCFDEYYYQLNVNIVQKVNSKPEIFKIGDVVPINGRTYLYPENFDIFDLEQKVVAKIRNSILIDIESIKGYNYSMVPLINTRGFYIKVKTDIDFQKFLDELSLYDGKFIDEYFANKWFDFMKFREIKYKDSDDNYELEYML